A window of the Teredinibacter franksiae genome harbors these coding sequences:
- the rpsR gene encoding 30S ribosomal protein S18 encodes MARFFRRRKFCRFTAEGVKQIDYKDLDTLKAYVSETGKIVPSRITGTKAKYQRQLATAVKRARYLALLPYTDSHE; translated from the coding sequence ATGGCTCGTTTTTTCCGTCGCCGTAAATTTTGCCGTTTCACCGCCGAAGGCGTGAAGCAAATCGACTATAAAGACCTGGATACTTTAAAGGCTTACGTTTCCGAAACAGGAAAAATTGTTCCCAGCCGAATTACGGGAACAAAAGCTAAGTATCAGCGTCAGCTGGCCACTGCTGTTAAGCGTGCCCGCTACTTGGCTTTGTTGCCATACACTGATTCACACGAGTAA
- the rpsF gene encoding 30S ribosomal protein S6, producing the protein MRHYEIVFLVHPDQSEQVPGMIERYTATVKDSGGSVHRLEDWGRRQLAYSINKIHKAHYVLMNVECTDAALEELTTNFRYNDAVLRNMVIRCDEAVTEESPIQKAEKENRERKNRAERRAAEATVVPETTEKVEEAPAATETVAEEVAEKAADAETKGEEN; encoded by the coding sequence ATGCGTCATTACGAAATTGTGTTTCTGGTCCACCCTGACCAGAGTGAACAGGTGCCCGGCATGATCGAGCGCTACACGGCAACCGTTAAAGACAGCGGTGGCAGTGTGCATCGGCTCGAAGATTGGGGTCGCCGTCAATTGGCTTACTCCATCAACAAAATTCACAAAGCTCACTATGTTTTGATGAATGTTGAATGTACCGATGCTGCCCTAGAAGAGCTCACCACCAACTTCCGTTACAACGATGCTGTATTGCGTAATATGGTTATCCGTTGCGACGAAGCTGTAACTGAAGAATCTCCTATCCAGAAAGCTGAAAAAGAGAATCGCGAGCGCAAGAACCGCGCGGAACGTCGTGCAGCTGAAGCGACTGTCGTACCTGAAACTACCGAGAAGGTAGAAGAAGCTCCGGCGGCTACTGAAACCGTTGCTGAAGAGGTAGCTGAAAAAGCTGCTGATGCAGAAACTAAGGGAGAGGAGAACTAA
- the rlmB gene encoding 23S rRNA (guanosine(2251)-2'-O)-methyltransferase RlmB — MKTETVFGIHAVQSILKSAPQRVCELIVARDRQDQRVKSLLATAQQHKIKPRLVERKELDALCSGGNHQGVIVLAKPGEKFDELSLLELIDEADSPFILVLDGVTDPHNLGACMRSADAAGVDAVVIAKDNSASLNEVARKVACGAAETVPLVVVTNLVRTIKKMQDKGVWVAGAAGEALVDIYEANLTGSRAIVMGAEGDGMRRLTKETCDDLIKIPMQGSVSSLNVSVATGVVLFEVLRQRQAHA; from the coding sequence ATGAAAACTGAGACCGTCTTTGGTATTCACGCCGTGCAGTCAATATTAAAATCGGCTCCACAACGTGTTTGTGAGTTGATTGTTGCCCGCGATAGGCAAGATCAGCGCGTTAAGAGCTTGCTTGCGACTGCGCAACAACACAAAATAAAGCCGCGCTTAGTTGAGCGCAAAGAGTTGGATGCATTGTGCAGTGGTGGCAATCATCAGGGCGTTATTGTGCTGGCGAAGCCCGGAGAAAAGTTTGATGAACTATCGCTGCTGGAATTGATAGACGAGGCCGATAGCCCTTTTATTCTGGTGCTAGACGGCGTAACCGACCCGCACAATCTAGGTGCGTGTATGCGCTCTGCTGATGCCGCTGGTGTAGATGCGGTGGTCATAGCCAAAGATAATTCTGCAAGCTTAAATGAAGTTGCTCGCAAGGTAGCCTGTGGTGCTGCCGAGACGGTACCTTTGGTGGTGGTGACGAATTTGGTTCGTACCATTAAAAAGATGCAGGATAAAGGTGTTTGGGTTGCCGGTGCGGCAGGTGAAGCCTTGGTCGATATCTATGAAGCGAACCTAACCGGTTCCCGCGCGATTGTTATGGGCGCCGAAGGTGATGGTATGCGTCGATTAACTAAAGAGACCTGTGACGATCTGATAAAAATACCTATGCAGGGCAGTGTTTCCAGTTTGAATGTGTCCGTTGCTACAGGCGTGGTGCTCTTCGAGGTTTTGCGCCAGCGGCAGGCCCACGCGTAA
- the rnr gene encoding ribonuclease R, which produces MSKRKRTSNKDPHAAREAANYEKPIPSREYILELLDQSPGPMSRKALGAAMSVGDDDQKEALRRRLIAMERDGQIMSNRKGAYGRVDKMALIRGRVQGHRDGFGFVIPVDGSQDIYLTNRQMRKVFDGDEVLVRPGPEGHRGRIEGSIVEVLVRNTQQIVGKFVHEQGIHYVRPDNPRIGRDVLVPPDKTAGAAPGQIVVVDVVVQPDRHQMPTGHVAEVLGDHLAPGMEIDVAIRSHGIPHIWPGGVDSEAKGISPEVAEADKANRIDLRELPFVTIDGEDARDFDDAVYCEAKRSGGWRLFVAIADVSHYVQPGSALDREAQVRGNSVYFPDFVVPMLPEVLSNGLCSLNPHVDRLCMVCEMTISATGKISGYKFFEGVMHSHARLTYTQVGQALAEQGQKQSAIRQELRECLVQLDELYALYKVLRAARDVRGAIDFETRETRILFDSDRKIDRIVPTDRNDAHKVIEECMLAANVCSARFLEALKLPGLYRVHEPPKAEKIERVHAFLAELGIQVPWTEEVTPQEYQVVMAAIEGRPDQQIIQTVLLRSMNQAVYQPQNAGHFGLAYPAYTHFTSPIRRYPDLLVHRAIRKVVRSNVETSRVTRHPDATPLSAEVIYPYTLGDMAVFGEQCSLTERRADDATRDVVSWLKCEFLKDHVGEEYEGVVSAVTGFGLFVELKDIYIEGLVHITGLPQDYYQHDVTHHRLVGERTRQVFRLGDELKVQVVRVDLDERKIDFELTGVKASKKKKIKMPVKGKERAGKDDRGAGGRVPRKRTAVKADTETLGKSERKSPGTQAKTAAGNTPKAKSKSSAKPKAKAKAKAKAKPKKKSVNNKHEKRVNKTSASKATVKKAPAKKAPVKKASKQKTK; this is translated from the coding sequence TTGAGCAAACGAAAGCGAACGTCGAACAAAGACCCTCACGCAGCGCGCGAAGCAGCCAATTATGAAAAGCCGATTCCCAGCCGGGAATATATTCTCGAGCTGCTAGACCAGTCGCCTGGGCCAATGAGCCGTAAAGCGTTGGGTGCAGCGATGTCGGTCGGTGATGACGATCAGAAGGAGGCGCTGCGCCGCCGCTTAATTGCCATGGAAAGAGATGGCCAGATCATGTCGAACCGAAAGGGTGCCTACGGACGTGTCGACAAGATGGCACTGATTAGGGGGCGCGTGCAGGGCCACAGAGATGGCTTTGGCTTTGTTATACCGGTTGATGGCTCCCAGGATATCTATTTAACTAACCGCCAGATGCGCAAGGTTTTCGACGGCGATGAAGTGTTAGTACGGCCAGGGCCCGAAGGGCACCGCGGGCGTATTGAAGGCAGTATTGTTGAGGTGTTGGTGCGCAATACCCAGCAGATTGTCGGCAAGTTTGTTCACGAGCAGGGTATTCATTATGTGCGGCCAGACAACCCCCGTATAGGTCGTGATGTATTGGTTCCACCAGACAAGACCGCAGGAGCAGCTCCCGGTCAAATTGTGGTGGTCGATGTGGTGGTTCAGCCAGACCGACATCAAATGCCTACGGGGCATGTGGCCGAGGTGTTGGGTGATCATCTGGCGCCCGGAATGGAAATTGATGTGGCTATTCGTTCCCATGGTATTCCTCATATTTGGCCTGGGGGTGTTGATTCCGAAGCTAAAGGTATTTCACCAGAGGTGGCTGAAGCCGATAAAGCTAATCGTATAGACCTGCGGGAGTTGCCGTTCGTTACAATTGATGGTGAGGATGCGCGCGACTTTGATGACGCCGTTTATTGCGAGGCAAAGCGCAGCGGCGGCTGGCGTTTGTTTGTCGCCATAGCCGATGTTTCTCACTATGTTCAGCCTGGCTCAGCGCTTGATCGCGAAGCGCAGGTGCGCGGCAATTCGGTGTATTTTCCCGATTTTGTCGTACCGATGTTACCCGAGGTACTCTCCAACGGCTTGTGTTCCCTAAATCCGCACGTTGATCGTTTGTGTATGGTTTGTGAGATGACCATTAGTGCTACGGGAAAGATCAGTGGCTACAAGTTTTTTGAAGGTGTAATGCATTCCCATGCGCGACTTACCTATACGCAGGTGGGGCAGGCGCTGGCCGAGCAGGGGCAAAAGCAAAGTGCCATTCGCCAGGAGCTTCGGGAATGCCTGGTGCAGCTGGATGAGCTCTACGCCCTGTACAAAGTGTTGCGCGCAGCCAGAGATGTACGTGGCGCAATCGATTTTGAAACACGGGAAACGCGTATTCTTTTTGACAGCGATCGAAAGATCGATCGCATTGTGCCCACCGATAGGAATGATGCACACAAAGTTATTGAAGAGTGCATGTTAGCGGCTAACGTTTGTAGTGCGCGTTTTCTTGAAGCACTGAAGTTACCGGGGTTGTATCGTGTTCATGAGCCGCCGAAGGCAGAGAAAATCGAACGGGTACACGCGTTTCTGGCTGAGCTTGGCATTCAGGTGCCCTGGACGGAGGAGGTAACGCCACAGGAGTATCAAGTGGTGATGGCCGCCATTGAAGGCCGCCCAGACCAACAAATTATTCAGACGGTTTTGTTACGCAGTATGAACCAGGCGGTTTACCAGCCACAGAATGCTGGGCATTTTGGTCTTGCCTACCCGGCCTATACCCATTTTACCTCGCCCATTCGTCGCTACCCAGATTTGCTGGTTCACCGTGCTATTCGCAAGGTGGTGCGCTCTAATGTTGAAACCTCACGCGTTACTCGTCACCCGGATGCTACACCGCTATCGGCAGAAGTTATTTACCCCTACACCTTGGGCGACATGGCTGTTTTTGGTGAGCAGTGTTCGTTAACTGAGCGACGAGCCGACGACGCAACGCGGGATGTGGTGAGTTGGCTGAAGTGTGAATTTTTGAAGGACCACGTGGGTGAGGAATACGAGGGGGTGGTTAGCGCCGTAACAGGGTTCGGCCTGTTTGTGGAGCTAAAGGATATCTATATTGAAGGTTTGGTGCACATAACGGGCTTGCCTCAGGATTACTACCAGCACGACGTTACCCACCACCGCTTGGTAGGTGAGCGAACACGTCAGGTGTTCCGTTTGGGTGATGAGCTGAAAGTGCAAGTTGTTCGTGTTGACCTGGATGAACGCAAAATTGATTTTGAATTAACAGGCGTTAAAGCAAGCAAAAAGAAAAAAATCAAAATGCCGGTTAAAGGCAAAGAGCGGGCAGGCAAAGATGATCGCGGCGCGGGTGGCAGAGTGCCGCGTAAGCGCACGGCGGTGAAAGCAGACACGGAAACACTTGGAAAAAGCGAACGCAAGTCGCCTGGCACACAGGCAAAAACGGCCGCTGGGAATACGCCTAAGGCTAAATCTAAGTCAAGTGCAAAACCCAAAGCCAAAGCCAAAGCCAAAGCCAAAGCCAAACCAAAAAAGAAAAGCGTGAACAATAAACATGAAAAGCGCGTAAACAAAACATCGGCTAGTAAGGCAACAGTAAAAAAGGCACCGGCAAAGAAAGCGCCAGTTAAAAAAGCCTCTAAGCAAAAAACAAAATAA
- a CDS encoding DUF3883 domain-containing protein, protein MNYEEETFEKVAMLLAVIDLIECGLISENRIAYDHALNAAFNRHFNALTGHGKYSNPYVPFFYLRNNGFWHHHIKPGKADAYSSLSMSDLSSTIIECISFSYLDDELFELLTNGVVRELFKISLNKKIDNQMRAELLKVGSGWDWLECEAIVQDYFVMLSKEIGGIKYNKAEHRRRLMRRLNKRSEGSIEFKHQNISAVLIDMGQPYIQGYKPAFNYQQQLKSVVLAHIAAHESDIEHIAQIADVLIPEFPAQIDWATVLDPELPERICNIQEPKRQYLARKINYTERECNNRKLGKRGEAFVIEYERYRLEQAGRKDLAREVEWSSNEQGDGLGYDVRSFNHECDEELFIEVKTTNSGKYQPFFISENEVAFSKERERSYSLYRVYDFRQQARIYQLNGAVDRYVNLQPQSYRASFSG, encoded by the coding sequence GTGAACTATGAAGAAGAAACTTTTGAAAAAGTAGCCATGCTATTGGCGGTTATTGATCTTATCGAGTGCGGTTTAATTTCTGAAAACCGTATAGCTTATGACCATGCGCTTAACGCAGCCTTTAATCGTCACTTTAATGCCTTGACCGGACACGGTAAGTACAGCAATCCATACGTGCCTTTCTTTTATTTGCGAAACAATGGCTTTTGGCACCACCATATCAAACCGGGTAAGGCTGACGCTTACAGCAGTCTCAGTATGAGCGATCTTTCGTCCACTATCATTGAATGTATTTCTTTTTCGTACCTGGATGACGAATTGTTTGAGCTGTTGACTAATGGTGTAGTCAGAGAATTATTTAAAATATCCTTGAATAAAAAAATCGATAATCAAATGCGTGCTGAACTGCTTAAAGTGGGTAGTGGTTGGGATTGGTTGGAATGTGAAGCTATTGTGCAAGATTATTTCGTGATGTTAAGTAAAGAGATCGGTGGCATAAAATATAATAAGGCAGAGCATCGCAGAAGGTTAATGCGCAGGCTCAATAAGCGTAGTGAAGGTTCTATTGAGTTCAAACATCAAAATATTAGTGCAGTATTAATTGACATGGGGCAACCGTATATCCAAGGCTATAAACCTGCATTCAACTACCAGCAGCAGCTTAAATCGGTTGTGTTGGCGCATATAGCTGCCCATGAGTCTGACATTGAGCATATTGCACAGATAGCTGATGTATTAATCCCAGAGTTTCCCGCCCAGATTGATTGGGCTACAGTATTGGATCCAGAGCTGCCTGAGCGTATTTGTAACATTCAAGAGCCCAAGCGCCAATACTTAGCTAGAAAAATTAATTACACCGAGCGTGAATGTAACAATCGTAAATTAGGTAAGCGGGGCGAGGCATTCGTGATTGAATATGAGCGCTACAGATTGGAACAGGCTGGTCGTAAAGATCTCGCAAGAGAAGTAGAGTGGAGCAGTAACGAGCAGGGTGATGGTTTGGGCTATGATGTTCGTTCTTTTAACCATGAGTGTGACGAAGAGTTATTTATTGAGGTAAAAACTACTAACAGCGGCAAATACCAACCCTTTTTTATCAGTGAAAATGAAGTTGCTTTTTCCAAAGAAAGGGAAAGATCTTACAGCCTCTATCGAGTGTATGACTTCAGGCAACAGGCGAGAATATATCAGTTAAACGGTGCAGTGGATCGGTATGTCAATCTACAGCCACAAAGTTATAGAGCCAGTTTTTCGGGATAA
- a CDS encoding Fic family protein — protein MSKTNTENDIRMDVNDYNAGNYKQQYQYKSFAPEPINHAWVFSDGDIQQLLSEADRMLGELNAFSQLIPDVDFFIRMHITKEATQSSRIEGTRTTIEDALLDKQDIDPEKRDDWEEVQNYISAINHAIKQLETVPLSNRLLKYTHKILMTGVRGEGKHPGEFRNSQNWIGVSLKNAIFVPPHQNEVVDLMSDLEKFFHNEELKTPHLIKIAIAHYQFETIHPFLDGNGRLGRLMITLYLASFGLLNKPALYLSDYFERNKTQYVDCLMAVRESGQLKQWLIFFLHGVVETAANSIQVFKDILALKLRVEQEVLLRFSARRQENVQSLIRHLYQDPVVSIKEVAALLNTKTNTAAALVSDFVKYGVLTELTGGRRNRQFYFTEYLALFGRR, from the coding sequence ATGTCGAAAACAAACACGGAAAATGACATAAGAATGGATGTTAACGACTACAACGCTGGGAATTATAAGCAGCAATACCAATACAAGAGCTTTGCCCCTGAGCCCATTAATCATGCGTGGGTCTTTTCCGATGGCGACATTCAGCAGCTACTGAGTGAGGCTGACCGGATGTTGGGGGAGTTAAATGCCTTCTCGCAACTCATACCCGATGTAGACTTCTTTATTCGTATGCACATCACCAAAGAAGCCACGCAGTCCAGCCGAATAGAAGGTACCCGCACCACAATAGAAGACGCCCTGCTCGACAAGCAGGATATTGATCCGGAAAAGCGTGATGATTGGGAAGAGGTACAAAATTATATTTCGGCTATTAATCACGCTATAAAGCAATTGGAAACCGTGCCGTTATCGAATCGTTTACTCAAATATACCCATAAAATACTAATGACCGGAGTAAGAGGCGAGGGTAAGCACCCCGGTGAATTTCGCAATAGCCAAAACTGGATTGGCGTTAGTTTGAAAAACGCCATTTTTGTCCCTCCGCATCAAAATGAAGTCGTTGATCTTATGAGCGACCTGGAGAAGTTTTTCCACAATGAAGAGCTTAAAACCCCTCATTTGATCAAAATTGCAATAGCGCACTATCAATTTGAGACCATACACCCCTTTTTAGATGGTAATGGCCGTTTGGGTCGGTTGATGATTACGCTCTACTTGGCAAGCTTTGGTTTATTAAATAAACCTGCCCTGTATTTGTCAGATTATTTTGAGCGTAATAAAACGCAGTATGTGGATTGCCTGATGGCCGTTCGTGAATCCGGTCAGTTAAAGCAGTGGTTGATATTCTTTTTGCATGGTGTCGTTGAAACGGCGGCAAACTCCATTCAGGTGTTTAAAGACATTTTGGCGTTGAAGCTGCGAGTGGAACAAGAGGTCTTGCTACGTTTTAGTGCCCGCCGACAAGAGAATGTGCAGTCGTTGATACGTCACCTTTATCAAGACCCCGTGGTCTCAATTAAAGAGGTAGCTGCGCTGCTGAATACTAAGACAAATACTGCGGCTGCTTTAGTGAGTGATTTTGTAAAGTATGGCGTGTTGACCGAATTGACTGGAGGGCGGCGTAACCGACAGTTCTATTTCACCGAATATCTCGCTTTATTTGGTCGACGATAA
- the fic gene encoding protein adenylyltransferase Fic — protein sequence MSRHPEKPYNDLPLLPPAIELETRAVLKCCIEARAALAELKQAAELIPNQAMLINTLPLLEAKDSSEIENIVTTTDKLFQFADGDDAHADLATKEALRYRRALYEGWQALSKRPINTNMAESICSQIKGIDMSVGKVPGTVLVNKELANDKTGEIIYTPPEGEKVLRDLLSNWEKLLYEHPELDPLIRMAVMHYQFEAIHPFTDGNGRTGRILNILYLVQERLLNLPILYLSRYIIANKSQYYSNLLTVTREQAWEPWLLYMLQAVESTAQWTTQKIISIRKLADHTADYVREQLPKIYSRELIDTIFEQPYCRINNLVDANIAKRQTASEYLKKLVSIGVLIEQQLGRERLFVHPKLIQLITADSNEFERYELMDS from the coding sequence ATGAGCCGGCACCCCGAAAAGCCGTATAACGATCTTCCCCTATTGCCCCCAGCCATCGAGCTGGAAACCAGGGCGGTCTTAAAATGCTGCATTGAAGCCAGAGCCGCATTGGCAGAGCTTAAGCAAGCAGCTGAATTAATTCCCAATCAGGCGATGTTGATCAACACTTTGCCATTATTAGAGGCCAAAGATAGCTCTGAAATAGAGAATATCGTCACGACCACAGATAAACTTTTTCAATTTGCCGATGGCGATGATGCCCACGCAGATTTAGCGACTAAGGAGGCCTTGCGCTATCGCAGAGCCTTATATGAAGGCTGGCAGGCGTTATCAAAGCGCCCCATCAATACCAATATGGCAGAGTCCATCTGCAGCCAGATTAAAGGTATCGATATGAGCGTGGGCAAAGTCCCTGGCACTGTACTTGTAAACAAAGAGCTGGCGAATGATAAAACTGGCGAGATCATTTATACACCTCCTGAAGGTGAAAAAGTGCTTCGTGACCTGCTAAGCAACTGGGAGAAATTGCTCTATGAACACCCGGAGCTAGACCCTCTCATACGTATGGCAGTGATGCACTATCAGTTTGAGGCAATTCATCCCTTCACCGATGGTAATGGTCGCACCGGGAGAATTTTGAATATCCTGTACCTAGTGCAGGAAAGATTGCTTAACCTGCCGATTTTGTACTTAAGCCGTTACATCATCGCTAACAAAAGCCAGTACTATAGCAATCTACTCACAGTGACTCGCGAGCAGGCATGGGAACCTTGGCTGCTCTATATGCTGCAAGCGGTAGAAAGCACAGCGCAATGGACAACACAGAAAATTATTAGTATTCGTAAGCTGGCAGACCACACCGCCGATTATGTGCGGGAGCAGTTACCTAAAATATATAGCCGTGAGCTGATTGATACGATTTTTGAGCAACCCTATTGCCGCATCAATAACTTGGTAGATGCCAATATTGCCAAGCGACAGACGGCTTCGGAATATCTGAAAAAACTGGTCAGTATTGGTGTGTTGATAGAACAACAACTTGGTAGAGAACGGCTGTTTGTTCATCCTAAGTTGATTCAGTTAATTACCGCAGACAGTAACGAATTTGAGCGGTATGAATTAATGGATTCTTAG
- a CDS encoding MBL fold metallo-hydrolase, whose product MADTTGFLQSLNVSLFSCFMGNCLDLIGRGVMKLFGVAGVMLGILAGGVGCSSQMKMPKNTGEASRSGLTITYIGSSGYLIETENKKIMVDAAFDNFVETFEVTVPSEEVRARIAKGEAPYNRIDLFLVTHSHRGHFDPVLLLSAIENNPHAQVVTNQTVYGALMALSSEFTPALERVFFPAIKPGEQQTKQFNGISVHMAMTDHWGGLRQLNFEFCVDSYNVLFALEPDGYVQQGDIDLQFTSSFESDMESELAPKSESNLEVKYRVLTHQSGNDKKVRRRAEADEMANAGFLMHSGEQLELFRVGDDMRVQ is encoded by the coding sequence ATGGCCGATACTACGGGTTTTCTACAAAGTTTGAATGTTAGTTTGTTCAGCTGTTTTATGGGTAATTGTCTCGATCTAATTGGGCGCGGTGTTATGAAATTATTTGGTGTAGCTGGGGTGATGTTGGGGATTTTGGCTGGGGGGGTGGGGTGCAGCAGCCAGATGAAAATGCCGAAAAATACGGGTGAAGCTTCAAGGTCGGGGTTAACTATTACTTATATCGGTTCATCGGGGTATTTAATTGAAACTGAAAACAAGAAAATTATGGTGGATGCTGCCTTCGACAATTTTGTTGAGACGTTTGAAGTGACTGTTCCCTCTGAAGAAGTGCGTGCGCGCATTGCGAAGGGTGAGGCACCGTACAACCGTATCGATTTGTTCCTTGTTACTCACTCCCATAGGGGGCATTTCGATCCTGTGTTGCTGTTAAGCGCGATAGAAAACAACCCTCATGCTCAGGTAGTCACTAACCAAACAGTTTACGGCGCTCTAATGGCTCTCTCGTCTGAATTTACCCCCGCTCTTGAGCGAGTTTTTTTCCCGGCGATTAAACCGGGCGAGCAGCAAACAAAGCAATTTAATGGAATCTCGGTACATATGGCCATGACTGATCATTGGGGTGGTTTGCGCCAGTTAAATTTTGAGTTTTGTGTCGATAGCTATAATGTTCTCTTTGCCCTAGAGCCCGATGGGTATGTCCAGCAAGGCGACATTGATTTGCAGTTTACCAGTAGCTTTGAGAGTGACATGGAGTCTGAATTGGCACCTAAATCGGAATCTAATTTGGAAGTTAAATACAGGGTTCTTACTCATCAAAGCGGTAATGACAAAAAGGTGCGTAGGCGTGCAGAGGCGGATGAAATGGCGAATGCTGGTTTTCTCATGCATTCGGGAGAGCAGCTAGAATTGTTTAGAGTGGGTGATGATATGCGCGTGCAGTAG
- a CDS encoding isocitrate lyase/PEP mutase family protein has product MTPLNQKAQIFHALHHNQDMLVLANIWDPISALIVAKAGAKAIATASAAMAEALGYPDGEQIPKDEMLGAIARIARVVTLPLTVDIERGYGETKSALQDTIERLIDMGVCGINIEDSLVEGGELRKPSDQALRIETVRETAKKLGVNLFINARIDCFLQKGIPQAEAITDTLLRAKAYEKAGCNGVFPVGVHDLPIIQQLRTSIKLPLNLIHIPTMTTLQQLQAAAVDRVSVGPFFMRASMASVQNIADQLLMNADATPLEIAMDKQFSLKALLVNP; this is encoded by the coding sequence ATGACACCACTCAACCAAAAAGCGCAGATATTTCACGCACTTCACCACAATCAAGATATGCTTGTTCTGGCAAATATTTGGGACCCCATTAGTGCGCTAATTGTCGCCAAAGCCGGGGCAAAAGCCATTGCTACAGCGAGCGCTGCCATGGCAGAAGCACTGGGCTACCCTGACGGAGAGCAAATACCTAAAGACGAAATGCTCGGTGCAATAGCGCGTATAGCGCGAGTAGTCACATTACCGCTAACCGTCGATATAGAGCGCGGCTACGGCGAGACAAAGAGCGCCCTGCAAGACACCATTGAACGCCTGATAGACATGGGCGTTTGTGGCATTAATATTGAAGATAGCCTTGTAGAAGGCGGTGAATTACGAAAGCCTTCCGATCAAGCTTTACGTATAGAAACCGTACGCGAAACAGCCAAAAAACTTGGAGTAAACCTGTTTATAAACGCTCGCATAGATTGCTTTTTACAAAAGGGAATTCCACAGGCGGAGGCAATTACTGATACCCTCTTACGGGCAAAAGCCTATGAAAAAGCCGGTTGCAATGGTGTTTTCCCCGTAGGCGTTCACGATTTACCTATAATTCAACAATTACGAACAAGCATCAAGCTACCCCTCAACCTGATACACATCCCAACCATGACCACCCTGCAACAACTACAGGCAGCCGCCGTTGATCGTGTTAGCGTTGGCCCATTTTTCATGCGCGCAAGCATGGCAAGCGTACAAAATATTGCCGACCAATTACTTATGAACGCCGACGCCACGCCACTGGAAATTGCCATGGATAAGCAATTTTCACTCAAAGCGTTATTGGTCAATCCTTAG
- a CDS encoding RidA family protein — protein sequence MNKYMLLLVLLFSTITFASDIKRYGHDEWQTKIGYSQAVAVNDTLYLSGIIGEAETMGGALDSAVTQLHLILDSFGLTAEHVIKEKIYSNDLPALRRNTHIRKRYYGKNLPAAVWIEVQHTGNKAWLELEVVAHIPNGHSMPKPIE from the coding sequence ATGAATAAATACATGTTGCTACTGGTTCTATTGTTTTCGACTATTACATTCGCAAGTGACATTAAGCGCTATGGTCATGATGAGTGGCAGACGAAGATAGGCTACTCGCAAGCGGTTGCGGTAAACGATACGTTGTATTTGTCGGGTATTATTGGCGAAGCGGAGACTATGGGTGGTGCGCTGGATTCGGCTGTTACGCAGTTGCATTTAATTCTTGATTCATTTGGTTTGACGGCAGAGCATGTCATTAAAGAAAAGATCTACAGCAATGACCTACCAGCCTTACGCCGTAATACCCACATTCGAAAACGCTACTACGGTAAAAATCTGCCCGCTGCCGTGTGGATAGAGGTTCAGCACACTGGAAATAAAGCCTGGCTGGAATTGGAGGTGGTTGCGCATATACCAAATGGACACTCAATGCCAAAACCTATCGAATAG
- a CDS encoding YggL 50S ribosome-binding family protein yields the protein MSNEIVRSRRLRKKLYLDEFAILGFEFTCKIVEVSEQEYDAFFNALADQMEERDLFLSIDGQNNHFEGFVTSGERYGSASEDDRKAIEKTLTASTIVSDVVVGPLVDAFYEI from the coding sequence ATGAGCAACGAAATAGTCAGAAGCCGTCGTCTCCGTAAAAAACTATACTTGGACGAATTTGCCATTTTGGGCTTTGAATTCACGTGTAAAATCGTAGAAGTATCAGAGCAAGAATACGATGCTTTTTTTAACGCCTTAGCCGACCAAATGGAAGAGCGAGATTTATTTCTGAGCATTGATGGCCAAAACAACCACTTTGAAGGTTTTGTTACCTCGGGTGAGCGCTACGGATCTGCCAGCGAAGATGACCGCAAAGCAATAGAGAAAACATTAACGGCCTCCACTATCGTTTCCGATGTGGTGGTGGGGCCTCTGGTGGATGCTTTTTACGAAATCTAA